A region from the Gossypium hirsutum isolate 1008001.06 chromosome A08, Gossypium_hirsutum_v2.1, whole genome shotgun sequence genome encodes:
- the LOC107955567 gene encoding uncharacterized protein, producing the protein MAPYEALYGHRCRTSTCWTKLGEQRILGPELIADTEDKVSPWKKIMRFGRKGKMSPRFIGPCQVLRRVRPVAYQLELPLKLERIHDVFHVSMLKRYRSDPSHVVPVEEIDVRLDLTIEEKPMQILEHDVKVLRKKSVPLVKVLWHNHGVEEATWEPEEAMRYQYPHLF; encoded by the exons atggcaccgtacgaagcgtTATATGGTCATAGATGTCGCACTTCTACTTGTTGGACTAAACTGGGTGAGCAACGAATTCTGGGGCCGGAGCTAATCGCTGATACAGAAGACAAG gtatcaccgtggaagaaaattatgAGGTTTGGACGAAAAGGCAAGAtgagccctagatttattgggcCTTGTCAGGTACTTAGGCGGGTAAGACCGGTTGCGTATCAACTTGAATTGCCTCTGAAGTTGGAAAGaattcatgacgtgtttcacgTTTCCATGCTTAAGCGGTACCGTTCTGATCCCTCACACGTCGTGCCAGTCGAAGAAATTGATGTTAGGCTCGATTTAACTATTGAGGAGAAACCAATGCAGATCTTGGAGCATGATGTTAAGGTATTGAGAAAGAAGTCTGTTCCATTGGTCAAGGTGCTTTGGCACAATCACGGCGTAgaggaggccacatgggaaccaGAAGAGGCGATGCGGTATCAGTACCCTCATttattttga